One Mycobacteriales bacterium genomic window carries:
- the rapZ gene encoding RNase adapter RapZ yields the protein MAEPGLEVVVVTGLSGAGRSTAAKCLEDIGFYVVDNLPPSLIAAMVDLGSRTSGGVTKIAVVVDVRSRAFSADLRSVIGDLDERGYRPRVLFLEAADEVLVRRFENVRRAHPLQGGGRLVDGIAAERELLADLQSVADLVVDTSRLSVHDLRRQLEQQFSDESGMPALRATVLSFGFKYGLPMDADLVADVRFLPNPHWIPELRPHTGQDPDVRDYVLSQEGAGRFLDVYTELLRLVGAGYQREGKRYLTLAIGCTGGRHRSVAMAEEIAKRLVGDGVQTTVAHRDLGRE from the coding sequence ATGGCTGAGCCGGGCCTTGAGGTGGTCGTGGTCACCGGGCTGTCCGGCGCGGGCCGCAGCACCGCCGCCAAATGTCTGGAGGACATCGGCTTCTACGTCGTGGACAACCTGCCGCCCTCGCTCATCGCGGCCATGGTCGACCTCGGCAGCCGGACCTCCGGCGGGGTCACCAAGATCGCGGTGGTGGTCGACGTCCGTAGCCGTGCGTTCTCGGCCGATCTGCGGAGTGTGATCGGAGACCTGGACGAGCGGGGGTACCGTCCCCGCGTGCTCTTCCTCGAGGCGGCCGACGAGGTCCTCGTCCGCCGGTTCGAGAACGTCCGGCGCGCGCACCCGCTGCAGGGTGGCGGCCGGCTGGTCGACGGCATCGCCGCCGAGCGGGAGCTGCTGGCCGACCTGCAGTCGGTCGCCGACCTGGTCGTGGACACCAGCCGGCTGTCCGTACACGACCTGCGGCGGCAGCTGGAGCAGCAGTTCAGTGACGAGAGCGGGATGCCCGCGCTGCGGGCGACCGTGCTGTCCTTCGGCTTCAAGTACGGCCTGCCGATGGACGCCGACCTCGTCGCCGACGTGCGGTTCCTGCCCAACCCGCACTGGATCCCGGAGCTGCGCCCGCATACGGGTCAGGACCCGGACGTCCGCGACTACGTGCTCTCGCAGGAGGGCGCCGGTCGGTTCCTGGACGTCTACACCGAGCTGCTGCGGCTGGTCGGGGCCGGCTACCAGCGCGAGGGCAAGCGTTACCTGACCCTGGCGATCGGCTGCACCGGCGGCCGGCACCGGTCGGTGGCGATGGCCGAGGAGATCGCCAAGCGGCTGGTCGGCGACGGCGTCCAGACGACGGTGGCGCACCGGGACCTGGGGCGTGAGTAG
- the uvrC gene encoding excinuclease ABC subunit UvrC, protein MPDPTTYRPATGTIPEQPGVYKFRDERGRVIYVGKAKSLRQRLNSYFADLHNLHPRTRQMVTTAGSVEWTVVTTEVEALQLEYNWIKEFDPRFNVRYRDDKSYPSLAVTLYEEFPRLQVMRGPKRRGVRYFGPYAHAWAIRETLDLLLRVFPARTCSAGVFKRAGQIGRPCLLGYIGKCSAPCVGRVDADEHRQIVEDFCDFMAGKTDSMIRRLDKEMAAAAQELEFERAARLRDDIGALRRAMEKQAVVFGDGTDADVVAFAEDALEAAVQVFHVRGGRVRGQRGWVVDKVEDVTTGDLVEQFCLQVYGTDDGDSPPREVLVPELPPDAAVLEELLAELRGARVSLRVPQRGDKRSLMETVARNAQQSFQQHKLKRATDLTARSQALAEIQDALGLDTAPLRIECFDVSHVQGTNVVASMVVFEDGLPRKSEYRRFAIRGTGPGGPDGGVEGGDVQWIHETIRRRMARYLDERIDTGEEADDNADPAGDPAAAPQRPGPLDPETGRPRKFAYPPNLMVVDGGAPQVAAAAAALAELGIDDVALCGLAKRLEEVWLPGEDQPVILPRTSEGLYLLQRVRDEAHRFAITYHRQKRSRAMTTSALDGVPGLGETRKKALLRQFGSLKRLRAASVEDIMAVPGVGRRTAEAVCAALHREDAQPGPAVDPITGEVLDG, encoded by the coding sequence GTGCCCGACCCGACCACGTACCGGCCTGCCACGGGCACGATCCCGGAGCAGCCAGGTGTCTACAAGTTCCGGGACGAGCGCGGCCGGGTCATCTACGTCGGCAAGGCCAAGAGCCTGCGCCAGCGGCTGAACTCGTACTTCGCCGACCTGCACAACCTGCACCCGCGGACCCGGCAGATGGTGACCACCGCGGGCAGCGTCGAGTGGACCGTGGTCACCACCGAGGTCGAGGCGCTCCAGCTCGAGTACAACTGGATCAAGGAGTTCGACCCGCGGTTCAACGTCCGCTACCGCGACGACAAGTCGTACCCGAGCCTGGCCGTGACGCTGTACGAGGAGTTCCCGCGGCTGCAGGTGATGCGCGGGCCGAAGCGCAGGGGCGTGCGCTACTTCGGGCCGTACGCGCACGCCTGGGCCATCCGGGAGACGCTCGACCTGCTGCTGCGGGTGTTCCCGGCCCGGACCTGCTCGGCCGGGGTGTTCAAGCGGGCCGGCCAGATCGGCCGGCCCTGCCTGCTCGGCTACATCGGCAAGTGCTCGGCCCCCTGCGTCGGCCGGGTCGACGCCGACGAGCACCGCCAGATCGTCGAGGACTTCTGCGACTTCATGGCCGGCAAGACCGACAGCATGATCCGCCGGCTGGACAAGGAGATGGCGGCGGCCGCGCAGGAGCTGGAGTTCGAGCGGGCGGCCCGGCTGCGCGACGACATCGGGGCGCTGCGCCGGGCGATGGAGAAGCAGGCCGTCGTCTTCGGCGACGGGACCGACGCCGACGTGGTCGCCTTCGCCGAGGACGCGCTGGAGGCCGCGGTCCAGGTCTTCCACGTCCGCGGCGGCCGGGTCCGGGGCCAGCGCGGCTGGGTCGTGGACAAGGTCGAGGACGTCACCACCGGCGACCTGGTCGAGCAGTTCTGCCTGCAGGTCTACGGCACCGACGACGGGGACAGCCCGCCGCGCGAGGTCCTGGTGCCGGAGCTGCCGCCGGACGCGGCCGTGCTGGAGGAGCTGCTCGCGGAGCTGCGCGGCGCCCGGGTCAGCCTGCGGGTGCCGCAGCGCGGGGACAAGCGGTCCCTGATGGAGACCGTCGCCCGCAACGCCCAGCAGTCCTTCCAGCAGCACAAGCTCAAGCGGGCCACCGACCTGACCGCCCGGTCCCAGGCGCTGGCCGAGATCCAGGACGCGCTCGGCCTGGACACCGCGCCGCTGCGGATCGAGTGCTTCGACGTCTCGCACGTGCAGGGCACCAACGTGGTCGCCTCGATGGTCGTGTTCGAGGACGGGCTGCCGCGCAAGTCCGAGTACCGCCGGTTCGCCATCCGGGGCACGGGCCCGGGCGGGCCGGACGGCGGGGTCGAGGGCGGCGACGTGCAGTGGATCCACGAGACGATCCGCCGCCGGATGGCCCGCTACCTGGACGAGCGGATCGACACCGGCGAGGAGGCCGACGACAACGCCGATCCCGCGGGCGACCCGGCCGCGGCGCCGCAACGGCCGGGGCCGCTGGACCCCGAGACCGGGCGGCCGCGCAAGTTCGCGTACCCGCCGAACCTGATGGTGGTCGACGGCGGCGCTCCGCAGGTCGCGGCGGCCGCGGCCGCGCTGGCCGAGCTCGGCATCGACGACGTGGCGCTGTGCGGGCTGGCCAAGCGGCTGGAGGAGGTCTGGCTGCCGGGCGAGGACCAGCCGGTGATCCTCCCGCGCACGTCCGAGGGGCTCTACCTGCTGCAGCGGGTCCGGGACGAGGCGCACCGCTTCGCCATCACGTACCACCGGCAGAAGCGGTCCCGGGCGATGACGACCTCGGCCCTGGACGGCGTACCGGGGCTGGGGGAGACGCGCAAGAAAGCGCTGCTGAGGCAATTCGGCTCGCTGAAGCGCCTCCGCGCGGCCTCCGTGGAGGACATCATGGCCGTTCCGGGTGTGGGGCGGCGGACGGCCGAGGCGGTCTGCGCGGCGCTGCACCGGGAGGACGCGCAACCGGGTCCGGCCGTGGACCCGATCACCGGGGAGGTACTGGATGGCTGA